In Halobaculum magnesiiphilum, the following proteins share a genomic window:
- a CDS encoding enoyl-CoA hydratase/isomerase family protein: MIRYDLTDEVATVTFDRPEKRNALTLDGLAEFREALDRGAEEARVVVLRGAGDAFCAGDDIASVAGLGEEVAPATLATRLYDALFGPEQVEVPVIAAVDGPAYGGGFEIVAAADLAVATADAAFALPEATIGAYPPYAVARVGEACGRKRLLELALTGEPIDAETAREWGLCNRVVEGSGLDDAVDDLTQAVCSVPGPSVALVKRYVRAATEDADERARLVEGFSAVADEPECLAAAERFLSGGE, translated from the coding sequence GTGATCCGCTACGACCTGACCGACGAGGTGGCGACGGTGACGTTCGACCGCCCGGAGAAGCGCAACGCCCTGACCCTCGACGGGCTCGCGGAGTTCCGGGAGGCGCTCGACCGCGGCGCCGAGGAGGCGCGCGTCGTCGTGCTCCGCGGCGCCGGCGACGCCTTCTGTGCCGGCGACGACATCGCCTCGGTCGCGGGGCTCGGCGAGGAGGTCGCCCCGGCGACGCTGGCGACCCGGCTGTACGACGCCCTGTTCGGCCCCGAGCAGGTCGAGGTACCCGTCATCGCCGCCGTCGACGGCCCGGCGTACGGCGGCGGGTTCGAGATCGTCGCCGCGGCGGATCTGGCGGTCGCGACCGCCGACGCGGCCTTCGCGCTCCCGGAGGCGACGATCGGCGCGTACCCGCCCTATGCCGTCGCGCGCGTCGGCGAGGCGTGCGGCCGCAAGCGACTGCTCGAACTCGCGCTCACCGGCGAGCCCATCGACGCCGAGACGGCCCGCGAGTGGGGACTGTGCAACCGCGTCGTCGAGGGATCGGGCCTCGACGACGCCGTCGACGACCTCACTCAGGCGGTGTGTTCGGTGCCCGGGCCCTCGGTGGCGCTGGTGAAGCGGTACGTGCGGGCGGCCACCGAGGACGCCGACGAGCGGGCGCGGCTCGTCGAGGGGTTCTCGGCGGTCGCCGACGAGCCGGAGTGTCTCGCCGCGGCCGAGCGGTTCCTCTCCGGCGGCGA
- a CDS encoding BGTF surface domain-containing protein, with protein sequence MIAVAGLTGTAGAAAGASDASLSTVNETVRAHAVEDATVTGTTDLDAGANVSVRVQSSGDTTPRFFRSRQVRTGENGTVAATFDFSEHAPGDTFTVNVVHDGSTIAEAEGEVVADDVAVTRTGTPETTTETTGPGFGIGAAAAAVCLGAAFMARRRG encoded by the coding sequence TTGATCGCGGTCGCCGGGCTGACCGGCACCGCCGGCGCCGCCGCCGGCGCGTCCGACGCCTCCCTCTCGACGGTGAACGAGACCGTTCGCGCTCACGCGGTCGAGGACGCGACCGTCACCGGGACGACCGACCTCGACGCAGGCGCGAACGTCTCGGTCCGGGTGCAGTCGAGCGGGGACACGACGCCGCGGTTCTTCAGAAGCCGGCAGGTCCGCACCGGCGAGAACGGGACCGTCGCCGCCACGTTCGACTTCTCCGAGCACGCCCCCGGCGACACGTTCACCGTGAACGTCGTGCACGACGGGTCGACGATCGCCGAGGCGGAGGGGGAGGTCGTCGCCGACGACGTTGCCGTCACCCGGACTGGTACTCCCGAAACGACCACCGAGACCACCGGTCCGGGCTTCGGAATCGGAGCCGCGGCCGCCGCGGTGTGTCTCGGTGCGGCGTTCATGGCCCGGCGTCGCGGCTGA
- a CDS encoding methionine synthase, whose amino-acid sequence MSRNPANREQFRPDGHDSDHFLLTTVVGSYPKPKWLNRARDHFEDDEHSFGEAEWEEATDDACRVITHEHERAGLDTVVDGEMRREEMVEFFAERIDGYEFNGPVKVWGHNYFDKPSVVEGVEYDEPWLVDEFEFVDDVASRPVKVPITGPYTLANWAFNEAYDDDEALAYDLADLVNEEIEKLVEAGARYIQIDEPALATTPDDHAIVGECLERIVSDIDDEVRIGLHVCYGDYSRVYPEINDYPIDEFDVELCNDDYEQIETFADGEFAPDLALGVVDAHVAEVESVEEIKENIRQGLKVVPPEKLTVSPDCGLKLLPREAAYGKMENLVQAAREVEAELDAGEIDVPAVEDAAPADD is encoded by the coding sequence GTGAGCCGAAATCCCGCCAACCGCGAGCAGTTCCGTCCCGATGGGCACGACAGCGACCACTTCCTGCTGACGACCGTCGTCGGCTCGTACCCGAAGCCGAAATGGCTGAACCGCGCGCGCGACCACTTCGAGGACGACGAGCACTCCTTCGGCGAGGCGGAGTGGGAAGAGGCGACCGACGACGCCTGTCGCGTCATCACCCACGAGCACGAGCGCGCCGGCCTCGACACGGTCGTCGACGGCGAGATGCGCCGCGAGGAGATGGTCGAGTTCTTCGCCGAGCGCATCGACGGCTACGAGTTCAACGGCCCCGTGAAGGTGTGGGGCCACAACTACTTCGACAAGCCGTCGGTCGTCGAGGGCGTCGAGTACGACGAGCCGTGGCTGGTCGACGAGTTCGAGTTCGTCGACGACGTGGCCTCGCGCCCGGTGAAGGTGCCGATCACCGGCCCGTACACGCTCGCCAACTGGGCGTTCAACGAGGCGTACGACGACGACGAGGCGCTGGCGTACGATCTCGCGGACCTGGTGAACGAGGAGATCGAGAAGCTCGTCGAGGCGGGCGCTCGCTACATCCAGATCGACGAGCCCGCGCTGGCGACGACGCCGGACGACCACGCCATCGTCGGCGAGTGCCTGGAGCGCATCGTCAGCGACATCGACGACGAGGTCCGCATCGGCCTCCACGTCTGTTACGGCGACTACTCGCGCGTCTACCCCGAGATCAACGACTACCCGATCGACGAGTTCGACGTGGAACTGTGCAACGACGACTACGAGCAGATCGAGACGTTCGCGGACGGCGAGTTCGCGCCCGATCTGGCCCTCGGCGTCGTCGACGCACACGTCGCCGAGGTGGAGTCCGTCGAGGAGATCAAGGAGAACATCCGGCAGGGCCTGAAGGTCGTGCCCCCGGAGAAGCTGACCGTCAGCCCAGACTGCGGGTTGAAGCTACTGCCCCGGGAGGCCGCCTACGGGAAGATGGAGAACCTGGTGCAGGCCGCCCGCGAAGTCGAAGCGGAACTCGACGCCGGCGAGATCGACGTGCCCGCCGTCGAGGACGCCGCCCCCGCGGACGATTAG
- a CDS encoding dCTP deaminase produces the protein MSLIDRLDDIVHEETQTEGPGVDLTLAGVHEIADPGAVDFGGGELADASFATIEPEKRDPDDDYGWWDLEPGTYLVTLNESLSGDDTVTLQPRTELVARGATHPTLRTASLPPVPLTVSRTASGAGDVDFDNAGGTRETVGLRLKENARVSTLLPE, from the coding sequence ATGTCACTGATCGACCGCCTCGACGACATCGTCCACGAGGAAACCCAGACCGAGGGACCCGGCGTCGACCTGACGCTCGCCGGCGTCCACGAGATAGCGGACCCGGGCGCCGTCGACTTCGGCGGCGGCGAACTCGCCGACGCGTCGTTCGCGACGATCGAGCCCGAGAAGCGCGACCCCGACGACGACTACGGCTGGTGGGACCTCGAACCGGGGACGTACCTCGTCACCCTGAACGAGTCGCTGTCCGGCGATGACACGGTCACGCTCCAGCCTCGGACGGAACTCGTCGCGCGCGGCGCGACCCACCCGACCCTCCGGACCGCGTCGCTCCCGCCGGTTCCCCTGACCGTGAGTCGGACGGCCTCCGGCGCCGGCGACGTCGATTTCGATAACGCCGGAGGGACCCGTGAGACCGTCGGACTCCGACTGAAGGAGAACGCCCGCGTCTCGACGCTCCTGCCGGAGTGA